The genomic interval TCTCATGAATCTTTCCAGGCATTACTCATGTACCTTCATTCGTGGTAATCACGATATCTGGTGTGGTTCCTGGCTTGCAGAAAATGTGGCAGATCAGGCCTGGCTGGAAAATAAGGGCAGTTCTACTATCACTAGTTACGCCGGAATCGGCCAGGAAGAAAAAGCTTGCACTCCGTTTTTTTTGAGGGTTTCAAAGACTATTATCTGGATGAAGAAAACCGGTTGTTCGTCCATGCAGGATTTACAGCTATAAAAGGCGTAACCGAAGAACCTTTTACTTTTCATTTCAATAACGACAGAACGCTCCTTGAAACAGCACTGGCCATGGATCAGAAAATGGACACTGAATCATTATTTTTCCCAAAACGATTAAAACTTTATAAGGAGATTTACATTGGCCATACTCCAACCACGAAATATGCTATTACCGTCCCGATCAATGCCTTGAACTTATGGAATATGGATACCGGTGCATCACAGGGCGCCCGTATATCTATTATGGATGTCAATACAAAAGAATTCTGGCAAAGTGATAATGTAGAGGATCTTTATTGAATTTTATGGAATTCAAAATATTCTACAAACAAATTTTCATCATCAATTTTCCATGGAATTAATTCAATTGATTCTACATTAGTTATTCATTTTAACCTACGAAATTGAAAGAAAGGGAATAATTTTCTACTATTCCCCTGTTCCTGATTGGCATAGTATTTATCTGCAATCACTTCAACCGGCAGCTAACTAAATTCCGGTTGATTATATGAACAATGTGAATATTGCCACCCGGATCATTGGCGTGAATTTCGATAAAAAAGGGCAGGCAAATGTAGTTTTATGGGCACCAGAAGTACAACAAGCCGAAATTGTTATTCTGTCCCTGGATCAAAGCATTCCGTTAGTAAGAAAAGAACATGGCTATTGGACGCTCACAACCAATGCCCTGAAAGCAGGTGAACTGTATCGTTTTATATTAGACGGCAACGAGCAGTTTCCTGATCCTGTTTCTTTATCACAGCCGGATGGCGTTCATGGTGCTTCACAGGCTATGGACATCACATCATTTGAATGGTCGGACCAAAACTGGAAAAATCATCCGTTGAAAAATTTTATCATATATGAGCTCCATACAGGCACCTTTACGACTAAAGGTACTTTCGCATGTTTGGAAGATAAACTTGATTATTTGATAGATCTTGGCGTCACGGCCATTGAAATTATGCCGGTTGCGCAATTTTCCGGAGACCGTAACTGGGGATATGACGGGGTTTTTCCGTTTTGTGTTCAAAATTCGTACGGAGGAGCTGAGAGTTTACAGCATTTGGTTGATACATGCCACGATAAAGGACTGGCCGTAATTCTGGATGTTGTATTCAATCATATTGGCCCGGAAGGTAACCATCTGGAAAGCTTTGGCCCTTATTTTACAGACAAATACCATACACCCTGGGGTAATGCAATAAACTTCGACGATTCGTGGTGTGATGGTGTCAGGCAGTTTTATATTGAAAATACATTGATGTGGTTCCGTGATTTCCATATTGATGCATTACGTATGGATGCGGTTCATGCCATCAAGGATTTCAGTCCGGTTCATATTCTGAAAGAGATTAAAGAACATGTTGACCAGCTGATGCAGGAAACCGGCCGCCGCTATTACCTGATCGCCGAACTGGACTTGAATGATACGCGGTTTATTAATGCGATTGATAAAGGCGGATATGGAATGGATAGCCAGTGGATTGATGAATTCCATCATGCATTAAGGGTCAGTTCGGGACAGGAACGATCCGGATATTATTCAGATTTTGACGGAATCACATCTCTGGCAAAATCATTTCAGGACGCCTACGTATACGATGGACAGTACTCGGATCATCGTAAAAAGAGATTCGGAATTAAAGCTTCTGACAATCCCGGACAGCAGTTTGTTGTATTCTCCCAAAACCATGATCAGGTAGGAAACCGTATGCTTGGAGAGCGCACCAGCGAACTGGTTAGCCCGGAAATGCAAAAACTATTGGCAGGAGCCGTTTTCATAAGTCCCTACATTCCAATGCTTTTTATGGGAGAAGAATATGGCGAAACAAACAGGTTCCAATATTTTGTCAGTCACACAGATCCTGAGCTTGCAGAAGCCGTTAGGAAAGGCCGGAAGAAAGAGTTCGAAGCATTTCATAGGGAAGGACAAGCTCCCGATCCAATGGGCGAAGAAACTTTCATTAATTCCAAACTGCAATGGGAATTAACTGATAAAGAAACACATAAAACATTACTCAGCTATTATACCAAACTAATTGAAATCAGAAAGCAGCAGCCGGCAATACATGTTTTAAACAGAAAAGAATTATCTGTGGAATGTAATGTAGAGCAGAAGATAATCATTTTACACCGGCAGTATAAAATTCAGGATATTATCTGCCTGATGAATTTTTCAAGAAAAGCGCAGCAAATCCGGGTTCCTGTTTATGCACCAGTATGGTCAAAACTGTTAGCATCATCTGACAAAAAATGGAACGGGCCAACCGATTTACCTGAGTCAGTCTCAGAAGAATTATCACTGGTGCTGCCGCCGGAATCGTTTACAATTTACACCAACATGTATGAATAACCCAATTGCAACGTATCGTTTACAATTCCATAAAGCGTTTACTTTCACAGATCTTGAAGAAATCATTCCTTACTTACAAAAGTTAGGAATAAGTACCATTTATGCTTCTCCCGTTTTTAAATCAACATCCGGAAGCACACACGGTTATGATGGAGTGAATCCCAATGAAATTGATCCGGAAATTGGTACACTTGAAAAACTGTCTGAAATAAGTAAAACTTTAAAAACACATCAGATTGACTGGTTACAGGATATTGTCCCCAATCACATGGCTTTTGGTTCCGAAAATCCCTGGCTGATGGATATTTTCGAAAAAGGCAGGCAGTCGGTATACGCATCGTTTTTTGACATTGCCTGGAACAGCCGATTGTTTCATGGAAAACTCATGGTTCCATTTCTGGAATCGGATTTGGACGAAGCTTTGGAAAACAATAAAGTAACGGTTGAATTTGCTTCCGGCCGGTTGGTGCTCAAATATGAAGAATCGGCTTTCCCGCTTAACTCAGGTTCATACCTTACCATATTGAGTTCGGAAGAGCTTACTAAAAACCAATCCATGGCTCAGATTTCGGCTCAAATCAAGGAAATTAACGAATTGGAAGAACCACAGGTTTTTTCCCAAAGATGGAATGAGCTTGTATTACAATTGGCTTCTCTGTACAACAATGAAACAATAAAAAAACTCATTGAAGTTAGACTTGATGAAATAAATGAAAGCAAAGAAAAATTATCCGAGATAATTGATCTGCAAACGTATGAATTATGCCACTGGCAAAAAACAGAGCACCAGATCAACTTTCGGAGGTTTTTTACTGTTAACGACCTCATTTGTATTAATATTCAAAATGAAGAAGTTTTTCAGGAATACCATACACTTATTAAATCCCTGATTGAACAAGGCGTTTTTCAGGGATTGCGGATTGACCATATTGATGGCCTTTATGATCCGGAGTTGTACCTGAACCAGATCCGGGAACTGGCTGGCAATGATACTTATATAGTTGCTGAAAAAATTCTTGAAAAGGATGAAAATTTGCCTCAAAACTGGCCAATTGAAGGCACAACCGGATATGAGTTTCTGGCAATGGTCAATAATTTACTGACTGATAAAACAAGTGAACAAACATTTACAAACTTTTATCAGGAATTAAAAGGAGAAAAACTACCCGTAAAAAATCAATTGCTCACAAAGAAATCGCACATTCTATATGACCAGATGGGCGGAGAACTGGAAAACTTATTTCAGTTATTTGCAGAGTTGAATCTCGCTGAGAAGGAACATATCGAAGAAATCGGCAAAGAAAACGTCAGGAACGCTATTGGTGAATTTTTAATTCATTGTCCGGTTTACCGCTATTATGGCAACCGTTTTCCAATTGATCATGAAGAGTTTACCGCATTGGAAAATATTTTTAATGAGGTAAAGAAAATCCATCCCCAACTTTCAGCAGCCGCCGGGTTGATAGAGCAATCCTTACTGGAAAAGACAAAAGAGGGTAATAAGGAATATAATGAAAGGGCATTAGAGTTTTATCAGCGATGTATGCAATTTACTGGTCCGCTTATGGCAAAAGGCGGTGAAGATACATTGATGTATACTTATGAGCGCTTCATTGGGCATAATGATGTTGGCGATACTCCTGAAAGTTTTGGACTTTCAATGGAGGATTTTCATAAAAAAATGAAACAACGCCAAAATGACTGGCCCCTCTCGCTGAATGCTACATCCACACACGATACCAAGCGCGGGGAAGATGTGAGGGCAAGATTGAATGTACTCACTGAACTTCCTGATTACTGGATTGACAACGTTAAGAAATGGCAGGAGATCAATGCTCCACTTAAGAAAAAGTTGTCCGCACCAGACAGCAATGATGAATATCTGATCTATCAAATGTTACTGGGAGCATTTCCCATGCCAGACGAAGATGAGGACGACTTTGCCAATCGGTTTGATGAATATTTGCAAAAAGCCTTACGCGAAGCAAAAACAAATTCCAGCTGGGCTCAACCTAACGAAGATTACGAAACCGGAACGAAGGAGTTTGTACATACCATAATGAGTAAAAACAGTGATTTCTGGAAAGAGTTCTCAAAATTCCAAAGTGAAATAGCCGATTACGGTATTGTCAATTCACTTGCGCAGTTATTGTTGAAGTTTACTTGTCCGGGTATACCGGATGTGTATCAGGGTTGTGAATTGTGGGATTTCAGCCTGGTTGATCCTGATAACAGGCGACCGGTTGATTTTGCAAAGAGACAACGATGGCTTACTGAACTTGAAAATGATCAGGAAAACTTTTTGGAAAACCTCTGGAAAGATCGTAACAACGCGTGTATTAAACTTTGGCTGACACAGCAGCTTTTCAGTTTACGGAAAGAAAATCATGCACTTTTTTCAAACGGCAATTATGTTCCGCTGAAGGTGAAGGGAATATACAAGGATAATATTCTGGCTTTTGGACGTAGTTATAAAAATACTTTTCTGGTTGTAGCGGTGCCTATACATTCTGCTGGTTTGTGTAAAAAACAAGGAAAAGATTTATCCGAACTGGATTGGAAAAATACGCAGATTGTTATTCCCAAAGGCCTGAATGCCGGGTGGGAAAATATATTGGATGGAAACAAAACAGAACATTCCTCCAATTTTTCACCTTTTGAGCTGTTTAAAAATTTCCCCGTCGCAGTTTTACAAGGAAGTAAAATGGCTAACGAGCGAAATTCCGGGATTCTGGTACATATTACTTCGCTGGCTTCGCATTTTGGTATTGGTGATATGGGTCCCGAAGCCTTTGCTTTTGCTGACTTTTTGAACCGTGCTAACCAAAAAGTATGGCAATTACTTCCTCTAAATCCAACAGAAGCCGCTCAGGGAAACTCCCCATACAGTGCTTTATCAAGCCGGGCCGGAAATCCGCTTTTGATAAGTCCGGAAGTGCTCGTTAAAGATGGTTTACTGGAAAATACGAATTTGCAAGAATATTATTTACCGCAGAATGGTAAAACAGACTACGAAAAAGCGGAGCGAGTTAAAATAGATTTGCTTGAAATGGCTTATGCTAATTTTACAGAGGATACTATTTCGTTTCCAAAAGAAAACTTTGAACAGTTTTGTACAGATAATAAGGAATGGCTGGATGATTTTTCAATTTATATGGTTTTGAAAAACTTAAATGAATGCAAACCATGGTATGAATGGGAAGAAAAATTCAGGCTCCGGGATGCTGAAACGTTAACAAATCTGGAAGACGCTGAAGCTGATCAGATACAGTTTGTAAAATGGGTGCAGTACATTTTTGACAAACAATGGAAATCACTCAGAAAATATTGTAATAATCTGGATATTAAACTACTCGGAGATATTCCGTTTTATGTAAGCTATGATTCAGCCGATGTTTGGGCACATACAAATCTTTTTCTCATAGATAAAACCGGAAAAATGACAGGAGTTGCAGGCGTACCTCCCGATTCCTTTTCAGAAGATGGCCAGCTTTGGGGAATGCCGGTTTTCAACTGGGAAGCAAATAAAGAGCAGGAGTATAAATGGTGGATAGCTCGTTTGCGCAAAAATACTGAGTTATTTGATGTGGTCCGTCTGGATCATTTCCGTGCTTTTGCCGATTATTGGGAAGTTTCGGGCGGAGAGAAAACCGCTGTTAACGGAGAATGGAAACCTGGACCGGATGCGGCTTTTTTCATAACCGTTGAAGCTGCGTTGGGAGGATTACCGTTTGTTGCTGAGGATCTTGGAGAACATAGCGCCGCAGTTTCCAGGTTACGGGATGAATTTAATTTGCCGGGCATGAAAGTACTGCAGTTTGCTTTTGAGGATAACATGCCACAATCAGATCATATTCCGCATAATTTCACACCCAATTTTATCGGTTACACAGGAACACACGACAACAATACAATAAAAGGCTGGTTCAGACAGGATATAGATGAGGAAAAGCGCAAAAGACTGGAAGAATATGCAGGACGCAAACTGGATGAAAACAATATAAATCAGGTGATGGCAGCCATGATTTATTCTTCTGTTGTAAAAACGGCGATGCTTCCGATTCAGGATGCATTAAATCTGGACGAAACCAGCAAAATGAACATTCCTGGTTCCAGTAAAGACAATTGGTTATGGCGTTTAAAACCCGGACAACTGACCCGGGATGTAGAAAAGCGGCTTAAAAAATGGACTGCACTATACAACCGTGATTGATATAAATTATTTGGGAGATGAAGTTGGGAGATACCTTATGCCCTTCTTCACTTTTATTTTTCAACTTCATCCGTTTGGTACTTCCGGGGAATAATTCTTTTATCAGGTTTAAATACAAACTATTGATTATCAACAATATTTAAGATTAAAT from Dyadobacter sp. NIV53 carries:
- the treY gene encoding malto-oligosyltrehalose synthase, with product MNNPIATYRLQFHKAFTFTDLEEIIPYLQKLGISTIYASPVFKSTSGSTHGYDGVNPNEIDPEIGTLEKLSEISKTLKTHQIDWLQDIVPNHMAFGSENPWLMDIFEKGRQSVYASFFDIAWNSRLFHGKLMVPFLESDLDEALENNKVTVEFASGRLVLKYEESAFPLNSGSYLTILSSEELTKNQSMAQISAQIKEINELEEPQVFSQRWNELVLQLASLYNNETIKKLIEVRLDEINESKEKLSEIIDLQTYELCHWQKTEHQINFRRFFTVNDLICINIQNEEVFQEYHTLIKSLIEQGVFQGLRIDHIDGLYDPELYLNQIRELAGNDTYIVAEKILEKDENLPQNWPIEGTTGYEFLAMVNNLLTDKTSEQTFTNFYQELKGEKLPVKNQLLTKKSHILYDQMGGELENLFQLFAELNLAEKEHIEEIGKENVRNAIGEFLIHCPVYRYYGNRFPIDHEEFTALENIFNEVKKIHPQLSAAAGLIEQSLLEKTKEGNKEYNERALEFYQRCMQFTGPLMAKGGEDTLMYTYERFIGHNDVGDTPESFGLSMEDFHKKMKQRQNDWPLSLNATSTHDTKRGEDVRARLNVLTELPDYWIDNVKKWQEINAPLKKKLSAPDSNDEYLIYQMLLGAFPMPDEDEDDFANRFDEYLQKALREAKTNSSWAQPNEDYETGTKEFVHTIMSKNSDFWKEFSKFQSEIADYGIVNSLAQLLLKFTCPGIPDVYQGCELWDFSLVDPDNRRPVDFAKRQRWLTELENDQENFLENLWKDRNNACIKLWLTQQLFSLRKENHALFSNGNYVPLKVKGIYKDNILAFGRSYKNTFLVVAVPIHSAGLCKKQGKDLSELDWKNTQIVIPKGLNAGWENILDGNKTEHSSNFSPFELFKNFPVAVLQGSKMANERNSGILVHITSLASHFGIGDMGPEAFAFADFLNRANQKVWQLLPLNPTEAAQGNSPYSALSSRAGNPLLISPEVLVKDGLLENTNLQEYYLPQNGKTDYEKAERVKIDLLEMAYANFTEDTISFPKENFEQFCTDNKEWLDDFSIYMVLKNLNECKPWYEWEEKFRLRDAETLTNLEDAEADQIQFVKWVQYIFDKQWKSLRKYCNNLDIKLLGDIPFYVSYDSADVWAHTNLFLIDKTGKMTGVAGVPPDSFSEDGQLWGMPVFNWEANKEQEYKWWIARLRKNTELFDVVRLDHFRAFADYWEVSGGEKTAVNGEWKPGPDAAFFITVEAALGGLPFVAEDLGEHSAAVSRLRDEFNLPGMKVLQFAFEDNMPQSDHIPHNFTPNFIGYTGTHDNNTIKGWFRQDIDEEKRKRLEEYAGRKLDENNINQVMAAMIYSSVVKTAMLPIQDALNLDETSKMNIPGSSKDNWLWRLKPGQLTRDVEKRLKKWTALYNRD
- a CDS encoding metallophosphoesterase: MKRSDTMKSKTWVLGDIHGAYKALKQVIEKAGIGQYDQLIFLGDYVDGWPESYQVIDYLMNLSRHYSCTFIRGNHDIWCGSWLAENVADQAWLENKGSSTITSYAGIGQEEKACTPFFLRVSKTIIWMKKTGCSSMQDLQL
- the treZ gene encoding malto-oligosyltrehalose trehalohydrolase; translated protein: MNNVNIATRIIGVNFDKKGQANVVLWAPEVQQAEIVILSLDQSIPLVRKEHGYWTLTTNALKAGELYRFILDGNEQFPDPVSLSQPDGVHGASQAMDITSFEWSDQNWKNHPLKNFIIYELHTGTFTTKGTFACLEDKLDYLIDLGVTAIEIMPVAQFSGDRNWGYDGVFPFCVQNSYGGAESLQHLVDTCHDKGLAVILDVVFNHIGPEGNHLESFGPYFTDKYHTPWGNAINFDDSWCDGVRQFYIENTLMWFRDFHIDALRMDAVHAIKDFSPVHILKEIKEHVDQLMQETGRRYYLIAELDLNDTRFINAIDKGGYGMDSQWIDEFHHALRVSSGQERSGYYSDFDGITSLAKSFQDAYVYDGQYSDHRKKRFGIKASDNPGQQFVVFSQNHDQVGNRMLGERTSELVSPEMQKLLAGAVFISPYIPMLFMGEEYGETNRFQYFVSHTDPELAEAVRKGRKKEFEAFHREGQAPDPMGEETFINSKLQWELTDKETHKTLLSYYTKLIEIRKQQPAIHVLNRKELSVECNVEQKIIILHRQYKIQDIICLMNFSRKAQQIRVPVYAPVWSKLLASSDKKWNGPTDLPESVSEELSLVLPPESFTIYTNMYE